The following are from one region of the Entelurus aequoreus isolate RoL-2023_Sb linkage group LG17, RoL_Eaeq_v1.1, whole genome shotgun sequence genome:
- the tmed7 gene encoding transmembrane emp24 domain-containing protein 7 yields the protein MYASLRVMLQVLWAQLLCGWALGSELTFELPDNAKQCFYEDITTGTKCTLEFQVVTGGHYDVDCRLEDPDGTTLYKEMKKQYDSFTFTAAKDGTYKFCFSNEFSTFTHKTVYFDFQVGDDPPLFPNENRVTALTHLESACVSIHEALKSVIDYQTHFRLREAQGRSRAEDLNTRVAFWSIGEAIVLLVVSISQVLLLRSFFSDKKTTTTRVGS from the exons ATGTACGCCTCCCTACGGGTGATGTTGCAGGTGCTGTGGGCCCAGCTCCTGTGTGGCTGGGCTCTGGGCTCCGAGCTCACCTTCGAGCTGCCTGACAACGCCAAGCAATGTTTCTACGAGGACATCACCACTGGCACCAAGTGCACCTTGGAATTCCAG GTGGTGACAGGTGGCCATTACGATGTGGACTGCCGCTTGGAGGACCCAGACGGCACAACACTCTACAAGGAGATGAAGAAACAATACGACAGCTTCACCTTCACGGCAGCCAAGGACGGCACCTACAAGTTCTGCTTCAGCAACGAGTTTTCCACTTTCACCCACAAGACAGTCTACTTTGACTTCCAGGTCGGCGACGACCCGCCGCTCTTCCCCAATGAGAACAGGGTCACAGCCCTCACCCAT CTGGAGTCGGCCTGCGTGTCCATCCACGAGGCCCTCAAGTCCGTCATCGACTATCAGACGCACTTCCGCCTACGGGAGGCGCAGGGACGCAGCCGGGCAGAGGACCTGAACACGCGCGTCGCCTTCTGGTCTATCGGCGAGGCCATCGTCCTCCTCGTGGTCAGCATTAGCCAGGTGCTCCTGCTGAGGAGTTTCTTCTCCGACAAGAAGACCACGACCACGCGCGTGGGATCGTAA